In the Dioscorea cayenensis subsp. rotundata cultivar TDr96_F1 chromosome 12, TDr96_F1_v2_PseudoChromosome.rev07_lg8_w22 25.fasta, whole genome shotgun sequence genome, one interval contains:
- the LOC120273590 gene encoding RING finger and transmembrane domain-containing protein 2 isoform X3 — MESSGGNSDPYRTPAAGSGVSRRYDVQFSASNFIQAPLSALLEYSGILRPRSSHSETESLVGGGVAGPGRPDDSGVPSSGRGEVSIRIIGAGDQMGIGPGSGSLQPMAVGGGREGVAVEHAGMASERQVGDDGSQGGVGEAVNSSNSVPMSSSSSGIGNGMNVEGEAGAAGGNGGGSSYQRYDIQQVARWVEQILPFSLLLLVVFIRQHLQGLAGFIGTIWIAAVMFKSNEILRKQTALKGERKISVLAGITLLFMIHVFGVYWWYKNDDLLYPLVLLPPKEIPPFWHAIFIIMVNDTMVRQAAMVVKCVLLMYYKNSRGRNYRKQGQMLTLVEYLLLLYRALLPTPVWYRFFLNKEYGSLFSSLTTGLYLTFKLTSVVEKVQSFVTALKALSRKDVHYGSHATTEQEQLEISLV; from the exons ATGGAATCGTCTGGAGGGAACTCCGATCCTTACCGAACGCCGGCGGCTGGTTCCGGCGTGTCCCGGCGGTATGATGTGCAGTTCTCGGCGTCAAATTTCATACAGGCGCCGCTCTCGGCGCTTTTGGAGTATTCCGGGATTCTGAGACCCAGATCGAGTCATTCGGAGACGGAGAGCTTGGTTGGTGGAGGAGTGGCCGGCCCTGGCCGGCCGGATGATTCCGGGGTGCCGAGCAGTGGCCGTGGTGAGGTGTCGATTAGGATTATTGGTGCTGGGGATCAAATGGGGATTGGTCCGGGGTCGGGGTCTTTGCAGCCGATGGCGGTCGGTGGGGGAAGAGAAGGGGTTGCTGTGGAGCACGCTGGGATGGCGTCGGAGAGGCAGGTGGGAGATGATGGGAGCCAAGGTGGGGTCGGGGAGGCTGTGAATTCATCTAATTCTGTACCGATGTCCTCTTCAAGTTCTGGAATTGGGAATGGAATGAATGTGGAAGGTGAGGCAGGTGCGGCCGGAGGGAATGGAGGCGGGTCTTCGTACCAGAGATACGATATACAGCAAGTGGCAAGGTGGGTCGAGCAGATATTGCCATTCTCGTTGCTCTTGTTGGTGGTTTTTATACGGCAGCATTTGCAAG GGTTGGCAGGTTTCATTGGTACCATTTGGATTGCAGCGGTGATGTTCAAGTCAAATGAAATTTTGCGGAAACAGACTGCTTTGAAG GGGGAGAGAAAAATTTCTGTTCTTGCTGGGATCACACTTCTTTTCATGATTCATGTGTTTGGAGTTTATTGGTGGTATAAGAATGATGATCTTTTATATCCATTGGTTTTACTTCCTCCAAAGGAAATACCTCCGTTTTGGCATGCCATTTTTATCATTATGGTTAATG ATACAATGGTGCGCCAGGCAGCTATGGTTGTCAAGTGTGTGCTGCTTATGTACTATAAAAATAGCAGGGGTAGAAATTACCGAAAGCAG GGCCAAATGCTGACACTTGTGGAATATCTTCTGTTACTGTACCGTGCATTATTACCTACGCCTGTTTGGTATCGGTTCTTCCTCAACAAGGAATATGGGAGCCTCTTTTCATCTTTGACTACGGGATTGTACTTGACGTTTAAGCTGACATCAGTTGTTGAAAAG GTTCAATCATTTGTCACTGCACTAAAGGCATTGTCACGTAAAGATGTGCATTATGGATCTCATGCAACCACTGAGCAG GAACAACTAGAGATATCCTTGGTGTAA
- the LOC120273590 gene encoding RING finger and transmembrane domain-containing protein 2 isoform X1, translating into MESSGGNSDPYRTPAAGSGVSRRYDVQFSASNFIQAPLSALLEYSGILRPRSSHSETESLVGGGVAGPGRPDDSGVPSSGRGEVSIRIIGAGDQMGIGPGSGSLQPMAVGGGREGVAVEHAGMASERQVGDDGSQGGVGEAVNSSNSVPMSSSSSGIGNGMNVEGEAGAAGGNGGGSSYQRYDIQQVARWVEQILPFSLLLLVVFIRQHLQGLAGFIGTIWIAAVMFKSNEILRKQTALKGERKISVLAGITLLFMIHVFGVYWWYKNDDLLYPLVLLPPKEIPPFWHAIFIIMVNDTMVRQAAMVVKCVLLMYYKNSRGRNYRKQGQMLTLVEYLLLLYRALLPTPVWYRFFLNKEYGSLFSSLTTGLYLTFKLTSVVEKVQSFVTALKALSRKDVHYGSHATTEQVVAAGDLCAICQEKMHAPILLRCKHIFCEDCVSEWFERERTCPLCRALVKPADLRSFGDGSTSLFFQLF; encoded by the exons ATGGAATCGTCTGGAGGGAACTCCGATCCTTACCGAACGCCGGCGGCTGGTTCCGGCGTGTCCCGGCGGTATGATGTGCAGTTCTCGGCGTCAAATTTCATACAGGCGCCGCTCTCGGCGCTTTTGGAGTATTCCGGGATTCTGAGACCCAGATCGAGTCATTCGGAGACGGAGAGCTTGGTTGGTGGAGGAGTGGCCGGCCCTGGCCGGCCGGATGATTCCGGGGTGCCGAGCAGTGGCCGTGGTGAGGTGTCGATTAGGATTATTGGTGCTGGGGATCAAATGGGGATTGGTCCGGGGTCGGGGTCTTTGCAGCCGATGGCGGTCGGTGGGGGAAGAGAAGGGGTTGCTGTGGAGCACGCTGGGATGGCGTCGGAGAGGCAGGTGGGAGATGATGGGAGCCAAGGTGGGGTCGGGGAGGCTGTGAATTCATCTAATTCTGTACCGATGTCCTCTTCAAGTTCTGGAATTGGGAATGGAATGAATGTGGAAGGTGAGGCAGGTGCGGCCGGAGGGAATGGAGGCGGGTCTTCGTACCAGAGATACGATATACAGCAAGTGGCAAGGTGGGTCGAGCAGATATTGCCATTCTCGTTGCTCTTGTTGGTGGTTTTTATACGGCAGCATTTGCAAG GGTTGGCAGGTTTCATTGGTACCATTTGGATTGCAGCGGTGATGTTCAAGTCAAATGAAATTTTGCGGAAACAGACTGCTTTGAAG GGGGAGAGAAAAATTTCTGTTCTTGCTGGGATCACACTTCTTTTCATGATTCATGTGTTTGGAGTTTATTGGTGGTATAAGAATGATGATCTTTTATATCCATTGGTTTTACTTCCTCCAAAGGAAATACCTCCGTTTTGGCATGCCATTTTTATCATTATGGTTAATG ATACAATGGTGCGCCAGGCAGCTATGGTTGTCAAGTGTGTGCTGCTTATGTACTATAAAAATAGCAGGGGTAGAAATTACCGAAAGCAG GGCCAAATGCTGACACTTGTGGAATATCTTCTGTTACTGTACCGTGCATTATTACCTACGCCTGTTTGGTATCGGTTCTTCCTCAACAAGGAATATGGGAGCCTCTTTTCATCTTTGACTACGGGATTGTACTTGACGTTTAAGCTGACATCAGTTGTTGAAAAG GTTCAATCATTTGTCACTGCACTAAAGGCATTGTCACGTAAAGATGTGCATTATGGATCTCATGCAACCACTGAGCAG GTTGTTGCAGCTGGAGACTTATGTGCAATCTGCCAAGAAAAGATGCATGCCCCTATTTTACTTCGTTGCAAGCATATATTCTGCGAAGACTGTGTATCTGAGTG GTTTGAGAGAGAGCGAACATGCCCGCTGTGCCGGGCATTGGTTAAACCTGCAGATCTTCGATCATTCGGTGATGGTTCAACGAGTCTTTTTTTCCAGCTATTTTAG
- the LOC120273590 gene encoding RING finger and transmembrane domain-containing protein 2 isoform X2 gives MESSGGNSDPYRTPAAGSGVSRRYDVQFSASNFIQAPLSALLEYSGILRPRSSHSETESLVGGGVAGPGRPDDSGVPSSGRGEVSIRIIGAGDQMGIGPGSGSLQPMAVGGGREGVAVEHAGMASERQVGDDGSQGGVGEAVNSSNSVPMSSSSSGIGNGMNVEGEAGAAGGNGGGSSYQRYDIQQVARWVEQILPFSLLLLVVFIRQHLQGFIGTIWIAAVMFKSNEILRKQTALKGERKISVLAGITLLFMIHVFGVYWWYKNDDLLYPLVLLPPKEIPPFWHAIFIIMVNDTMVRQAAMVVKCVLLMYYKNSRGRNYRKQGQMLTLVEYLLLLYRALLPTPVWYRFFLNKEYGSLFSSLTTGLYLTFKLTSVVEKVQSFVTALKALSRKDVHYGSHATTEQVVAAGDLCAICQEKMHAPILLRCKHIFCEDCVSEWFERERTCPLCRALVKPADLRSFGDGSTSLFFQLF, from the exons ATGGAATCGTCTGGAGGGAACTCCGATCCTTACCGAACGCCGGCGGCTGGTTCCGGCGTGTCCCGGCGGTATGATGTGCAGTTCTCGGCGTCAAATTTCATACAGGCGCCGCTCTCGGCGCTTTTGGAGTATTCCGGGATTCTGAGACCCAGATCGAGTCATTCGGAGACGGAGAGCTTGGTTGGTGGAGGAGTGGCCGGCCCTGGCCGGCCGGATGATTCCGGGGTGCCGAGCAGTGGCCGTGGTGAGGTGTCGATTAGGATTATTGGTGCTGGGGATCAAATGGGGATTGGTCCGGGGTCGGGGTCTTTGCAGCCGATGGCGGTCGGTGGGGGAAGAGAAGGGGTTGCTGTGGAGCACGCTGGGATGGCGTCGGAGAGGCAGGTGGGAGATGATGGGAGCCAAGGTGGGGTCGGGGAGGCTGTGAATTCATCTAATTCTGTACCGATGTCCTCTTCAAGTTCTGGAATTGGGAATGGAATGAATGTGGAAGGTGAGGCAGGTGCGGCCGGAGGGAATGGAGGCGGGTCTTCGTACCAGAGATACGATATACAGCAAGTGGCAAGGTGGGTCGAGCAGATATTGCCATTCTCGTTGCTCTTGTTGGTGGTTTTTATACGGCAGCATTTGCAAG GTTTCATTGGTACCATTTGGATTGCAGCGGTGATGTTCAAGTCAAATGAAATTTTGCGGAAACAGACTGCTTTGAAG GGGGAGAGAAAAATTTCTGTTCTTGCTGGGATCACACTTCTTTTCATGATTCATGTGTTTGGAGTTTATTGGTGGTATAAGAATGATGATCTTTTATATCCATTGGTTTTACTTCCTCCAAAGGAAATACCTCCGTTTTGGCATGCCATTTTTATCATTATGGTTAATG ATACAATGGTGCGCCAGGCAGCTATGGTTGTCAAGTGTGTGCTGCTTATGTACTATAAAAATAGCAGGGGTAGAAATTACCGAAAGCAG GGCCAAATGCTGACACTTGTGGAATATCTTCTGTTACTGTACCGTGCATTATTACCTACGCCTGTTTGGTATCGGTTCTTCCTCAACAAGGAATATGGGAGCCTCTTTTCATCTTTGACTACGGGATTGTACTTGACGTTTAAGCTGACATCAGTTGTTGAAAAG GTTCAATCATTTGTCACTGCACTAAAGGCATTGTCACGTAAAGATGTGCATTATGGATCTCATGCAACCACTGAGCAG GTTGTTGCAGCTGGAGACTTATGTGCAATCTGCCAAGAAAAGATGCATGCCCCTATTTTACTTCGTTGCAAGCATATATTCTGCGAAGACTGTGTATCTGAGTG GTTTGAGAGAGAGCGAACATGCCCGCTGTGCCGGGCATTGGTTAAACCTGCAGATCTTCGATCATTCGGTGATGGTTCAACGAGTCTTTTTTTCCAGCTATTTTAG